A genomic window from Candidatus Pelagisphaera phototrophica includes:
- a CDS encoding HDOD domain-containing protein, which produces MSSEEIQISVPLLLEFSSNLSSSPRIFARLSKLIENEDTGLDYVASIVKMDPSLVAHILRVTNSAYYGSAIKLNDIESAIGRIGFNEVHKVLSVVIAHDSFYQALPVYGVTATEYADECIAIAVASEVISMKVGMDINAPYITGLLHGIGKLAINLYIEKLGKSSRLIETKNREVIHREERNTFGITSLKAGSELLKHWQFESEIWLPIRRQNDPVRATNYMRQTAILTLALWGTDNFRAYDSEATLPKNITWALKELNIDSCDVPSLMDDIRFEFNDRQNLFSMLI; this is translated from the coding sequence ATGTCTAGCGAAGAAATTCAGATCTCGGTCCCATTGTTGCTAGAGTTCTCCTCGAACCTATCTTCCTCTCCCCGAATATTTGCTCGACTATCGAAGCTCATCGAAAATGAGGACACCGGTCTTGATTACGTAGCTTCAATTGTAAAAATGGACCCCAGTCTCGTCGCACATATTTTGAGGGTCACCAACAGCGCCTACTATGGGAGTGCCATTAAGCTCAACGACATAGAGTCGGCCATTGGAAGAATAGGGTTTAACGAAGTCCACAAAGTGCTGAGCGTCGTAATCGCTCACGATTCCTTTTATCAAGCCCTGCCTGTCTACGGGGTGACTGCGACAGAGTATGCAGATGAATGCATTGCCATTGCAGTCGCATCAGAGGTGATTTCAATGAAAGTCGGGATGGATATAAATGCCCCGTATATCACGGGCCTTCTCCATGGAATTGGAAAACTCGCGATCAACCTCTACATCGAAAAGCTCGGCAAATCATCTCGGTTGATCGAGACCAAGAACCGAGAGGTCATACATCGCGAGGAGAGAAACACGTTTGGAATTACAAGCTTAAAGGCCGGCTCGGAACTGCTGAAGCATTGGCAGTTTGAATCGGAAATCTGGCTGCCAATAAGACGACAGAACGATCCTGTGCGAGCAACGAACTACATGCGTCAGACCGCGATTCTCACCCTCGCCCTCTGGGGGACAGACAATTTCAGGGCGTACGACAGTGAAGCAACGCTCCCGAAAAACATCACTTGGGCCCTGAAAGAGCTCAACATCGATAGCTGCGACGTTCCTAGCCTCATGGACGACATTCGATTTGAATTCAATGATCGCCAAAACCTCTTCTCCATGTTGATTTAA
- a CDS encoding tetratricopeptide repeat protein: MSQNIVYETMPELIERGTTAFSRGDYSEAATAFQKLQSIYSKEPEWQEARLSEKLMPIAGYAALRAGLYDQAIESLGTFLDQESPAYSQEIFAKYTLALTLKKKGEHEKALKAFIEFRESTSSASQQGIALIHEADIHLKSGQSSVATRLLHGVSESGVAIRVQTQARLRLLQEQIKLGELNEAAKTLLKSPWQSDTMPELALLAFLAIESGDAFFKNELYDEALQAYQLVPSKSVLLEKQIQKLAELKNVFEKRRRIVGMGGFMWTNFYEQVIQSAASQLEALKEAPDYTDQLLLRRGRASLLAGRPFESWLLFERLAHDSSSNYMEQGHFNWILAAKGIHRFNAAISIAKNYLQLYPGSDSVDDALMLIASSLIDSQQYDEALKALTELSENAGNQDYRISSLYQRGQCHMRLGNYPVAKADFDNVALMASEPILAQRAKLWSGISQFLESDFEEALSTFNDLYAKTRSRELKGEALYRAACCKYFLYSYEEAIKLLVEYSNHFAGHAREFEAQLLLGDSYYALNRMEDAISRYQTIPSDVPDLAHLAAIQTAFGYEQLNQYEDAIRTLERRSRLEHDPYNFTEVQLVYAEIQLKQGSQNDALDALDLAVAKHGNSLNTENMLEAIKQLTNLKKDNYTVLYNLALDQQRYRLAARLGLLRALDLRDKNLLFQSNEAFLELANEIPIEELPPECLAHIGLELVKLEFENGPRLLESLLVKYPNSNYAAFAYYGFAISEEVAGQLGAALGWLNRIGTRDINSPIYVDTLQLEGSVRMHLGENAAAQVAFNTILSFRWASSKQKATSLLSLARLKDLQGHPKQAVAYCQRVFTLYPGITDAAAKGYLASAEYLVQIKENAKAIEILDEFLGSQEYRQTEQFKIAKDLYSRLSEAQGKEQKL; encoded by the coding sequence ATGTCCCAAAACATCGTGTACGAGACGATGCCGGAATTGATTGAGCGAGGGACGACCGCCTTCTCCCGAGGTGATTATTCGGAGGCCGCAACGGCTTTTCAGAAGCTTCAATCAATCTATTCGAAAGAACCTGAATGGCAGGAAGCACGACTTAGCGAAAAGCTAATGCCAATCGCTGGATACGCCGCTCTGCGAGCGGGGCTCTACGACCAAGCCATTGAGTCTCTCGGCACCTTTTTGGATCAGGAAAGCCCCGCTTACAGTCAAGAGATTTTCGCTAAGTATACACTAGCCCTTACACTGAAAAAAAAAGGCGAGCATGAGAAGGCGCTAAAGGCCTTTATAGAATTTAGGGAAAGCACCTCTTCAGCATCGCAGCAGGGAATTGCTCTGATCCACGAAGCGGATATTCACCTTAAATCCGGCCAATCCTCGGTCGCGACCCGCTTGCTACATGGGGTTTCCGAGAGTGGGGTGGCGATTCGAGTGCAAACACAGGCCCGGCTACGGCTACTTCAAGAACAGATTAAATTAGGAGAGCTCAATGAAGCCGCAAAAACGCTACTCAAGAGTCCTTGGCAATCGGATACGATGCCCGAACTGGCACTTCTCGCATTCCTAGCCATCGAATCGGGTGACGCTTTTTTCAAAAACGAATTGTATGATGAAGCTCTCCAAGCCTACCAACTCGTTCCTTCAAAAAGTGTCTTGCTTGAAAAGCAAATTCAGAAACTAGCCGAACTGAAGAACGTATTTGAAAAACGCAGACGTATTGTCGGCATGGGCGGATTCATGTGGACTAACTTTTATGAACAAGTGATTCAATCAGCCGCATCCCAGCTTGAGGCCCTAAAAGAGGCTCCTGACTATACCGACCAGCTATTGCTTCGTCGTGGTAGAGCATCTCTTCTGGCGGGACGTCCATTCGAGTCTTGGCTCCTCTTCGAGCGCTTGGCCCATGACTCGTCTAGCAATTACATGGAGCAAGGCCATTTTAATTGGATACTCGCCGCCAAGGGAATCCATCGATTCAACGCCGCAATCTCAATCGCCAAAAACTATCTCCAGCTGTATCCAGGATCTGATTCTGTGGATGATGCACTAATGTTGATCGCTAGCTCGCTAATAGATTCGCAACAATATGATGAAGCGCTCAAAGCCCTTACCGAACTGTCCGAGAATGCTGGGAACCAAGACTACAGAATCTCATCGCTCTATCAGCGTGGACAATGCCACATGCGGTTAGGCAATTACCCCGTGGCTAAAGCCGATTTCGACAATGTCGCCCTCATGGCTTCTGAACCGATACTTGCGCAACGAGCAAAACTCTGGTCAGGAATAAGCCAGTTTCTTGAGAGCGACTTTGAAGAAGCCCTGTCAACTTTCAACGATCTTTACGCCAAAACCAGAAGTAGAGAATTAAAGGGAGAAGCCCTCTATCGGGCCGCATGCTGCAAGTATTTTCTTTATTCATACGAAGAAGCAATCAAGCTCCTCGTCGAGTATTCCAATCACTTCGCAGGGCATGCCAGAGAATTTGAGGCTCAACTGCTTCTTGGAGATAGCTACTATGCCCTAAACAGAATGGAAGACGCCATTTCCCGCTACCAGACCATCCCTTCGGATGTTCCCGATCTAGCCCATCTCGCTGCCATTCAAACTGCATTTGGCTACGAGCAATTAAACCAATACGAAGACGCCATTCGTACACTGGAAAGACGATCCAGACTGGAACACGATCCCTACAACTTTACAGAAGTCCAACTGGTCTATGCCGAAATACAACTAAAGCAGGGTTCCCAAAACGATGCCCTCGACGCGTTGGACCTGGCGGTTGCCAAACACGGCAACAGCTTAAACACCGAGAATATGCTCGAGGCTATCAAGCAGCTCACTAATCTAAAGAAAGACAACTACACGGTGCTCTACAACCTTGCTTTGGATCAACAGAGGTACAGGCTGGCGGCCCGATTGGGATTGCTAAGAGCGCTCGATTTGCGAGATAAGAACCTTCTGTTTCAAAGTAACGAGGCGTTTTTGGAATTGGCCAACGAAATTCCGATTGAAGAGCTTCCTCCCGAATGCCTCGCCCATATTGGTTTGGAACTCGTCAAACTGGAATTTGAAAATGGCCCTCGGCTCTTAGAGAGCCTTCTCGTTAAGTACCCGAATAGTAATTACGCAGCGTTCGCTTACTACGGGTTCGCTATATCGGAAGAAGTGGCAGGCCAATTAGGGGCCGCCTTAGGGTGGCTCAATCGCATAGGAACTCGCGACATCAACTCTCCCATTTATGTTGATACGCTTCAACTAGAAGGCTCAGTAAGAATGCATCTCGGCGAAAACGCTGCTGCGCAAGTCGCTTTCAATACTATTCTCTCCTTTAGATGGGCGAGCAGCAAACAAAAGGCGACAAGCCTGCTTTCTCTCGCCAGGCTCAAGGATTTGCAGGGTCACCCCAAACAGGCCGTTGCCTACTGCCAGCGCGTTTTCACTCTTTACCCAGGAATTACGGATGCAGCCGCAAAGGGCTATCTGGCCAGTGCCGAATATTTGGTCCAGATCAAGGAAAATGCAAAAGCCATCGAGATCCTGGACGAATTTCTAGGAAGTCAGGAATACAGACAGACAGAGCAATTCAAGATAGCTAAAGACCTTTACTCACGACTTAGTGAAGCTCAGGGAAAGGAACAAAAATTATGA
- a CDS encoding MotA/TolQ/ExbB proton channel family protein: MRTSITHTLVLSGSLLLSSELLGQDDNATKVKSSTLWNMIEQGGWAMIPLGVCSLALTYLIIHSLRETNPSRFGTEFFGTRMQSLCGSGKLEEALAAAKQEPTLLGKAFTAALPKLNAEKREKVEETIQEHFELEEHSIGQWIHYISVIATVSPMIGLLGTVSGMIGAFQTMSAGGMGRPELLAGDIGEALITTATGLCIGIPAMIAHSYFNNRLNNQLVENAQRANAISESLLSPPR; the protein is encoded by the coding sequence ATGCGCACATCAATAACACACACACTGGTCCTTTCTGGCTCCCTGCTTCTTAGCTCAGAGCTATTGGGGCAAGATGACAATGCCACCAAGGTTAAGAGCTCGACTCTGTGGAATATGATAGAGCAAGGCGGCTGGGCCATGATTCCTCTTGGGGTCTGTTCATTGGCTCTAACCTATCTTATAATCCACAGCCTTCGAGAGACCAATCCCTCACGTTTTGGCACAGAATTTTTCGGGACCCGAATGCAATCATTGTGCGGAAGCGGGAAGCTCGAAGAAGCGCTCGCTGCAGCCAAACAGGAACCTACTCTTCTAGGGAAAGCATTCACCGCGGCACTCCCAAAACTAAACGCGGAAAAGCGCGAGAAGGTAGAGGAGACTATTCAGGAACATTTTGAACTGGAAGAACACAGCATTGGACAGTGGATACACTACATTAGTGTGATTGCAACGGTTTCCCCCATGATAGGGCTGCTCGGAACGGTTAGCGGAATGATTGGGGCTTTTCAAACAATGTCCGCTGGCGGCATGGGTCGGCCGGAGCTACTAGCGGGTGACATTGGAGAGGCTCTGATTACAACCGCTACCGGTCTGTGTATTGGTATTCCTGCGATGATTGCTCACTCCTATTTCAACAATCGTCTAAATAACCAGCTCGTAGAAAACGCTCAACGGGCCAACGCCATCAGCGAAAGCTTGTTGAGCCCCCCTCGCTAG
- a CDS encoding RsmD family RNA methyltransferase, whose protein sequence is MRISGGKARGVELRVSKKSVHRPAMDRLRQGIFSSLGQTVVDARVCDLYAGTGSYGLEALSRSSGYCCFIELSRNACTMIKNNLRIVAKSMGEPTLIAKVIQGDAVKTVGQIDENYDIIFVDPPYDTITHSAPKLFDALDHALSDNGLVVFEMPGNLEIIPEGWILKKRLGKGNNQPTACLYKRA, encoded by the coding sequence ATGCGTATTTCTGGCGGCAAAGCTCGAGGGGTTGAACTTCGTGTGTCCAAAAAATCTGTCCATCGTCCTGCGATGGATCGATTGCGCCAGGGGATTTTTTCGAGCTTAGGACAAACCGTAGTCGATGCTCGCGTTTGCGATCTTTATGCCGGAACCGGTTCTTATGGTCTCGAAGCCCTAAGCCGCAGTAGTGGCTACTGCTGCTTTATCGAGCTGAGCCGAAACGCCTGCACTATGATCAAGAATAATTTGCGGATTGTCGCCAAGAGTATGGGGGAGCCTACTTTAATCGCAAAAGTGATTCAGGGCGACGCGGTGAAGACCGTTGGGCAGATAGACGAAAATTACGACATCATTTTCGTGGATCCTCCTTACGATACAATTACCCATTCAGCCCCAAAACTCTTCGATGCGTTGGATCATGCATTGAGTGATAATGGCCTCGTTGTATTTGAAATGCCAGGGAACCTAGAAATCATTCCCGAAGGCTGGATTTTGAAAAAGCGACTCGGAAAGGGAAACAACCAGCCAACTGCATGCCTTTACAAAAGGGCTTGA
- a CDS encoding RsmE family RNA methyltransferase, whose amino-acid sequence MNIVLFEKNETGTRFERNDIRINHVTEILGRKEGDSFDAGIVNGKSGKAILSRIREKSVELQFELDREEPPLPPIDVIVGLSRPQTSRKILQEATAVGARSLTFVSTERGEPSYANSKLWKTGEWRRHVVAGAAQAFSTRIPSVVFGISFEEAITQLDCGGERIALDNYEAKHHLADIPFSQSSIVVAIGSERGWTSSERKALRAEEFELAHIGDRPLRTETAVVAGLALLNHRLRS is encoded by the coding sequence ATGAATATCGTTTTATTCGAGAAGAACGAAACCGGTACTCGATTCGAAAGAAACGACATCCGAATCAATCACGTAACCGAAATTCTGGGACGAAAGGAGGGAGACAGCTTTGATGCCGGAATAGTTAATGGAAAGAGCGGAAAGGCAATTCTCTCTCGAATAAGGGAGAAATCCGTTGAGCTACAATTTGAGCTGGACAGAGAGGAGCCGCCATTGCCACCGATTGACGTCATCGTTGGATTGTCGCGTCCCCAAACCAGTCGGAAGATCTTGCAAGAGGCCACTGCGGTTGGAGCACGAAGCCTAACCTTTGTCTCGACCGAAAGGGGTGAACCCTCCTACGCAAACTCGAAGTTGTGGAAGACAGGAGAATGGAGGCGGCATGTTGTCGCGGGTGCGGCCCAGGCGTTCAGCACTCGTATCCCATCCGTTGTATTCGGAATCTCCTTTGAAGAGGCAATCACTCAATTGGACTGCGGTGGCGAAAGGATTGCCCTAGATAACTATGAAGCGAAGCACCACCTGGCAGACATTCCATTTTCTCAAAGCTCTATTGTTGTTGCCATAGGTTCCGAGCGCGGTTGGACGAGTTCGGAAAGAAAGGCGCTGAGAGCTGAGGAATTTGAATTGGCCCATATTGGCGATCGGCCGCTTCGCACCGAAACCGCTGTAGTCGCAGGTCTCGCACTTTTGAACCACCGATTGCGAAGCTAG
- a CDS encoding TRAP transporter large permease subunit, with product MENADDPSSPNQNSQPEIMGWATKSHAIWASTENWLISTALGVMMVLPLLEIALRRFNSGVSGSAEMLQHLVLFVAMAGGAIAARENRLLSLSTFTAFLKGPWATAARSLSASVSVFVTFSIGIGCYQFINTGFIGDEVLFFGVPVWVFMAVMPVGFALLGLRIIWFSGSSWHLRLIPVMAGVALYFFCTHSFEDVEGFVWPMIVLLILATIAGAPLYVAIGGMALIMNWGWSGYFPEERVEITIQTQSQTLYGFISNPLLVTLPLFTLAGYFLTQGDSSKRLIRLIHSIFGGVRGGAVIVTVLVCAFFTTFTGASGVTILALGGLLMPVLQSAGYSERSSIGMLTGAGSLGVLFPPCLPLILYAVVATNTKLVSLSLTDVFLGGAIPGALLVLMTIAWGVWKQPQANIVRAPLDWVEIRKAFIGALGELFLPIVALFALFSGFATPIEAASVSAFYAFLLYLVDARCVRKARIRNELPQMMSECGLLVGGVLLILGVAMGLTDYLIFAMIPDQMVDWAQATIESKLLFLLALNGALILVGCLMDIFSAIIVIVPLIVPLGVVFGIDPIHLGIIFLANLQLGYLTPPIGMNLFLASYRFGKPMSEVIKASLPLLAVFVIGVLLITYVPFLTTWLPGLFK from the coding sequence GTGGAAAATGCGGACGACCCCTCTTCCCCGAATCAAAATAGCCAACCTGAAATTATGGGATGGGCTACGAAGAGCCACGCGATCTGGGCTTCAACGGAAAATTGGCTGATTTCAACTGCCTTGGGAGTGATGATGGTGCTCCCGCTTTTGGAAATTGCTTTGCGGCGTTTCAATTCGGGAGTTTCAGGATCAGCTGAAATGCTGCAGCATCTCGTCCTTTTTGTCGCGATGGCAGGAGGAGCGATCGCGGCGAGAGAAAATCGGCTGCTTTCTCTCTCCACTTTTACCGCATTCCTGAAAGGGCCTTGGGCGACTGCGGCTCGATCACTTAGCGCCTCAGTCTCCGTTTTCGTGACATTTTCCATAGGAATAGGGTGTTACCAATTTATCAATACAGGTTTCATTGGTGATGAAGTCTTGTTCTTCGGGGTTCCAGTGTGGGTATTTATGGCTGTTATGCCGGTGGGGTTTGCTCTACTGGGATTGAGAATAATCTGGTTTAGCGGTTCCTCGTGGCATTTGCGCCTTATCCCGGTTATGGCTGGGGTCGCTCTGTACTTTTTTTGTACGCATTCCTTTGAAGACGTTGAGGGATTTGTTTGGCCGATGATCGTGCTGCTCATTCTGGCCACGATCGCGGGTGCGCCACTCTATGTCGCGATAGGAGGTATGGCCTTGATCATGAACTGGGGTTGGAGTGGGTATTTCCCAGAAGAGCGAGTCGAGATAACGATCCAAACCCAGTCCCAAACGCTTTACGGATTTATTAGTAACCCTTTACTGGTGACGCTTCCGCTTTTTACTTTGGCGGGATACTTTCTTACTCAAGGGGACTCATCGAAGCGCCTGATCAGGCTGATACATTCGATATTCGGTGGAGTCCGTGGAGGAGCGGTAATCGTGACCGTTCTGGTCTGTGCGTTTTTCACTACATTTACCGGAGCCTCAGGAGTGACGATCCTGGCGCTCGGAGGACTTTTGATGCCGGTGCTGCAATCTGCTGGATACAGTGAACGCTCTAGCATTGGCATGCTTACAGGTGCGGGCTCGCTTGGGGTTCTTTTCCCACCCTGCCTGCCATTGATTCTGTACGCTGTAGTGGCCACCAACACCAAGCTTGTGAGCCTTTCGCTCACTGATGTCTTTCTGGGGGGTGCGATACCGGGAGCGCTGTTGGTCTTAATGACGATCGCTTGGGGTGTATGGAAACAGCCGCAAGCCAATATCGTTCGAGCTCCGCTTGATTGGGTGGAAATTCGAAAGGCGTTTATCGGCGCGTTGGGAGAATTATTCTTACCCATCGTGGCTCTGTTTGCCCTGTTCAGCGGCTTTGCCACTCCGATCGAGGCCGCATCGGTATCAGCCTTCTACGCGTTCCTGCTTTACTTGGTGGATGCAAGATGTGTCCGTAAAGCACGGATACGGAATGAATTGCCACAAATGATGTCAGAATGCGGTCTCCTCGTTGGAGGGGTGTTGCTGATTCTGGGGGTGGCTATGGGTCTGACGGACTATCTCATCTTCGCCATGATTCCTGATCAAATGGTCGACTGGGCTCAGGCAACGATTGAATCTAAGCTCCTTTTTCTTTTGGCGCTAAATGGAGCTCTCATACTAGTGGGCTGTTTGATGGATATCTTTTCGGCCATCATTGTGATTGTGCCTCTCATCGTTCCGCTCGGTGTTGTTTTCGGTATCGATCCTATTCACCTAGGAATCATATTTCTCGCCAACTTGCAATTGGGCTACCTGACGCCCCCTATCGGGATGAACTTGTTCTTGGCGTCCTACCGCTTTGGCAAACCGATGTCGGAGGTGATCAAGGCGTCTCTGCCGTTATTGGCGGTATTTGTAATTGGAGTATTGCTGATTACTTACGTACCTTTCTTGACTACTTGGCTGCCGGGCTTGTTCAAGTAG
- the dctP gene encoding TRAP transporter substrate-binding protein DctP encodes MTFSTPFKRSLLVCSLLAIFSTLSGLGAPLRLATLAPKDTSFDKTLRKMGQDWKAGTNGKASLIVYAGGSQGSESELIKKMRINRLHAALLTGIGLSEIDESVAIFQKVPLLYQDFGELEHVMGKMAPVLEERILSKGFVVLCWIDSGWVHIFSKKPILTPEDMRESKLFTWAGDPKQTDLLKKMGFRPIAIDSTDIVSSMTTGLIDTVPMPPFYALASQTYSTAPYMLDFNYAPITGAIVITKTMWNRFSPEEQNAMKAAAVEAGKEMTASGRNESEESIRVMVDSWNLKSQEMNDDLRSKWQAVSTEAYGHIRDNTVPGEIWDRVTQILTNYRAGAN; translated from the coding sequence ATGACCTTTTCAACTCCGTTCAAACGTAGCCTCCTAGTCTGTTCTTTACTGGCGATATTTTCGACTCTCTCGGGACTGGGCGCTCCCTTGCGGCTGGCAACCTTGGCCCCCAAAGACACGTCCTTTGACAAAACCCTTCGGAAGATGGGACAAGATTGGAAGGCGGGTACAAATGGCAAGGCAAGCTTGATCGTTTATGCGGGTGGAAGCCAGGGAAGCGAGAGCGAATTGATTAAAAAAATGCGGATCAATCGGTTGCACGCGGCCTTGCTCACAGGAATCGGTCTTTCTGAAATCGATGAAAGCGTGGCAATATTCCAGAAGGTTCCGCTCTTGTACCAAGACTTTGGCGAGCTCGAGCATGTAATGGGAAAAATGGCTCCGGTGCTTGAGGAGAGAATTTTGAGTAAAGGGTTTGTGGTACTTTGCTGGATTGACAGCGGTTGGGTGCATATATTCAGCAAGAAGCCCATCTTGACGCCCGAGGATATGCGTGAGTCGAAATTATTCACCTGGGCAGGGGACCCTAAGCAAACGGATCTCCTAAAAAAAATGGGATTTCGTCCTATAGCGATAGACAGCACGGACATCGTTTCCAGTATGACCACCGGGTTGATAGACACCGTTCCTATGCCGCCTTTTTATGCGCTCGCTAGCCAGACTTATAGCACAGCACCCTACATGCTGGATTTTAACTATGCACCAATAACGGGGGCGATCGTGATTACGAAGACAATGTGGAATCGATTCTCTCCTGAGGAGCAGAATGCGATGAAAGCCGCTGCGGTTGAAGCGGGAAAGGAGATGACTGCATCTGGCCGAAACGAAAGTGAAGAATCCATCAGGGTCATGGTTGATAGTTGGAATTTGAAGAGTCAGGAAATGAATGATGACTTAAGAAGCAAATGGCAGGCCGTCTCGACGGAAGCCTATGGTCATATTCGCGACAACACGGTACCGGGTGAGATCTGGGATCGAGTGACTCAGATTTTGACGAACTACCGGGCCGGCGCTAACTAA
- a CDS encoding TRAP transporter TatT component family protein translates to MKPVLTHSGIAFALLVFSSGCSIKKMAMNQLGDALSGVGTVFTSDEDPELVGDALPFSLKLMESVLAETPEHESLLIALSSGFTQYGYGWVQLEADEVEEEEYDRSIELRDRAKGLYFRAKRYGMRALEVSYPEFEEALRADSESVLSRLSKENVETLYWTGLSWAAAVSLSLDDPSTLGDLALAEAIMERAFELDPDWDFGTLHGFFITYEMSRIGVEGNPMESATSHFRKAKQLSGGNMASIYVAYAESVAVAKEDKEMFVSLLNQALSIDLGARPDWRLSNLIYQRRAKWLLTRLDWLFF, encoded by the coding sequence ATGAAGCCTGTCCTGACACACAGCGGCATTGCATTCGCACTCCTAGTCTTTTCGAGTGGTTGCTCGATTAAGAAAATGGCAATGAATCAGCTTGGCGACGCCCTCTCGGGCGTTGGCACAGTCTTTACATCAGACGAAGACCCTGAACTGGTTGGAGATGCGCTGCCTTTCAGTCTAAAACTGATGGAGAGCGTCCTCGCTGAAACGCCAGAGCATGAAAGTCTCCTGATTGCTCTATCAAGCGGTTTCACGCAATACGGATATGGATGGGTGCAGCTTGAGGCGGATGAGGTTGAAGAAGAGGAGTACGATCGGTCGATCGAGCTGAGAGATCGTGCAAAGGGGCTTTATTTTAGGGCGAAGCGATATGGAATGCGGGCTCTGGAAGTTTCGTATCCGGAATTCGAGGAAGCCTTGAGAGCGGATTCGGAATCGGTGCTCAGTCGTCTCTCGAAAGAAAACGTCGAGACCCTCTACTGGACGGGATTGTCATGGGCTGCTGCGGTTTCCCTCTCTCTTGACGATCCTTCGACCCTAGGCGATTTGGCTTTGGCGGAAGCCATAATGGAACGTGCGTTTGAATTGGATCCAGATTGGGATTTTGGGACATTGCATGGGTTTTTTATCACCTATGAAATGAGTCGTATCGGAGTTGAGGGAAACCCGATGGAAAGCGCAACGAGCCACTTCAGAAAAGCAAAGCAACTGTCAGGGGGCAATATGGCGTCTATCTATGTCGCCTACGCGGAATCCGTCGCAGTTGCCAAAGAAGACAAGGAAATGTTCGTTTCGTTGCTGAACCAGGCGCTGTCAATTGACTTGGGTGCTCGTCCCGATTGGCGGCTTTCCAACTTGATTTACCAAAGAAGAGCAAAATGGCTCTTAACCCGACTGGACTGGTTGTTTTTTTGA
- a CDS encoding anti-sigma factor domain-containing protein has product MNKEELQEKALQYALGTLPETELSEMESQVLSDRELQTAVHEWQRVNEADALECEQLEPSFQIYSNVMSHLDTSRAKAVTGSDSKKTPIVNFLSWGGWVAAACIAVLFAFTVNPEDRSEISQVARLADGSESDIVLSDLGNPEQKATFAGNQDQDEFQDRLLELTGLAEAYWFSREGLPPESEGGVDTEAFAGGFSIYDRKIKIGVIGIENIPESRLGKFYNVWAKASPDSEPVWAGTLKQGEAGSRLAFVDLSSNEAIKDMDEIISFFVTEESEQKPPQPEGRIVLSGI; this is encoded by the coding sequence ATGAATAAGGAAGAATTACAAGAGAAGGCTCTACAGTACGCTTTAGGGACTCTTCCGGAAACGGAACTCTCGGAAATGGAGTCCCAAGTGTTGTCGGATCGCGAGTTGCAGACCGCGGTTCACGAGTGGCAGCGGGTGAATGAAGCCGACGCACTTGAATGCGAGCAACTCGAACCCTCGTTCCAGATCTATTCGAATGTCATGTCGCACCTGGATACAAGTCGTGCAAAGGCGGTGACTGGCAGCGATTCTAAAAAGACCCCGATCGTGAATTTTCTATCGTGGGGTGGCTGGGTTGCCGCTGCTTGTATCGCGGTACTCTTTGCGTTCACCGTGAATCCTGAAGACCGCAGCGAGATCAGCCAAGTGGCGAGGCTAGCGGATGGTTCAGAGAGCGATATTGTATTGAGTGACTTGGGGAATCCGGAGCAAAAAGCGACCTTTGCGGGCAATCAGGACCAGGACGAGTTCCAGGATCGCCTTTTGGAACTGACTGGGCTGGCTGAAGCGTACTGGTTTTCGAGAGAGGGACTTCCTCCCGAGTCAGAGGGGGGAGTGGATACCGAAGCGTTTGCCGGCGGTTTTTCTATCTATGACCGGAAGATCAAGATCGGCGTTATAGGAATCGAAAACATACCCGAAAGCCGATTGGGGAAATTCTACAATGTGTGGGCGAAAGCATCGCCGGATAGTGAACCCGTTTGGGCGGGAACGCTGAAGCAAGGGGAGGCAGGTAGCCGACTCGCTTTCGTTGATCTCTCGTCCAATGAGGCTATTAAGGACATGGATGAGATAATATCCTTTTTTGTAACAGAGGAGTCTGAACAAAAACCTCCCCAGCCAGAAGGAAGGATCGTTTTGAGCGGTATTTAG